The genomic region ATCCCGTTCGAGCAGTTTATTCTCGATTTGCAAACCTTGCTCCCCGTTCGCGGTCGGGTGCGGGTGCAGCATCGCGGCAATTACTTAGACGTAAGCGGACAGGCGGAAGCGATCGTCACTTTGACCTGTCATCGCTGTTTGCAACAGTACAATCACCGTCTCAAAGTCGAGTGTTCGGAAATTATTTGGCTCGACGAAGGGGGCGATCGCGGCGCCAACGGCGCGCTCGAACGAGAAACCGACTTGGAAGATCTCGTCGAAACCCTCTCCTCAGAAGGCTATTTCGACCCTCAAGAGTGGATTTACGAGCAGTTATGTTTGGAAATTCCCTTGAGACAACTGTGCGATGAGGGATGTCAGGGGATTGCGGTGAACTCCGAATCCGAACCGATCCCCTCGCCACCGACCGATCGCCGATGGGCCGCCCTCGAAGAACTCAAAAAACAACTGCCGAGTTAGTTCGACGGGATCGCCTCCGATTTCAACGCCCCTCAACCCCTCGGTGGAACGGGGCGATCGCCGCTCAATCTGGTCGCTCAATCTGATAGAAATTCATGAGTTTCGCGGAAGAATTTGAATTGCTCCTACGCGCGCGCTATCCGGCGATTTACATCGCCACGCGCGAAGAAGAACGCCTCGAAAACGCGATCGCCCAATGCGCCCGCCGTCAGGGGAATCGAGCCGTTTATATCTGGGATTTTGTCGAAGGGTACCAAGGCAATCCCAACGATACGGGCTTCGGACGACGCAATCCCCTGCAAGCCCTCGAATTTGTGGAAAAACTCCCCGCTTCGGCTCCCGCGATCTTCATCCTGCGAGATTTCCACCGCTTCCTAGACGATATTGCCATTTCGCGCAAACTTCGCAATCTGGCCAAATTACTCAAATCCCAACCGAAAAATTTGGTCTTGGTCTCTTCTCAACTCGCCGTTCCCGAAGACCTCAGCGAAGTGCTGACCGTTTTGGACTTTCCCTTACCCGTCGCTTCAGAAATCCGGGAAGAAGTCGAACGGCTGCTGAGCGCCACGGGAAGCGCCCCGGAGAGCAAATTTCTCGACGAAGTGGTGCGCTGCTGCCAAGGCTTGTCTACCGAGCGCATTCGGCGGGTGCTGGCGAAGGCGATCGCCACCCACGGTCAACTCGAACCGGACGACCTCGAACTGATCCTCGAAGAAAAACGCACGATCATCCGCCAGACCCAAATCCTGGAATTCTACCCCGCTACCGAGCGCATTTCCGATATCGGCGGTCTCGACAATCTCAAAGACTGGCTGCTGCGTCGCGGTGGGGCATTTTCCGATCGCGCCCGTCAGTACGGCTTGCCTCACCCGCGCGGCTTGCTCCTCGTCGGGATCCAAGGCACCGGAAAATCCCTCACCGCTAAGGCGATCGCCCACCACTGGCACCTGCCCCTCCTCCGTCTCGATGTCGGACGCCTGTTCGGCGGCTTGGTCGGCGAGTCGGAATCGCGCACCCGCCAAATGATTCAAGTGGCCGAAGCCCTGGCGCCGTGCGTCCTCTGGATCGACGAAATCGATAAAGCCTTCTCCGGTTTCGACAGCAAGGGAGACGGCGGCACCACCAGCCGAGTTTTCGGCACCTTTATCACCTGGCTCGCCGAAAAAACCTCCCCGGTGTTCGTCGTTGCCACGGCCAACAACATCGGCTCCCTGCCGCCGGAAATGCTCCGCAAAGGTCGATTTGACGAGATCTTCTTCGTCGGTCTGCCCGACCAAGAGGAGCGCCAAGCGATTTTTGAGGTTCACCTCTCCCGATTGCGTCCCCACAATCCGAACAACTATGATATAGAACGACTGGCTTACGAAACCCCGGATTTTTCGGGGGCCGAAATCGAACAGTCTCTGATCGAAGCGATGCATATCGGCTTCAGCCAAAATCGGGACTTTACCACCGATGATATTTTGGAAGCCGCCAGTCAAATCGTCCCTCTGGCGCGCACGGCTCAAGAACAAATCCAGTTTTTGAAAGATTGGGCGGCGGCAGGCAAAGCTCGCCTCGCTTCTCGATCTACTCCCTTGAGGAGTCGGATGCAACGTCAACTGCACAAGCCCGAATCCGATTTATGAGTCTTTCTGGTGTCCTCAAGTTTATCCTCGGCTTTTTCTTGGCGATCGTCATTCTCGCCGGGGGCAGTGTGGCGGCAGCTCTCTATTTCGTCACCAAGTTAACCGCCCTTCCCGAACGACCGACCTTTGCCAACGATACTCCGGCGGTCGAAACCACGGAAGGGGCCGGAAGTGGCGGCTCTCAACAGAGCCAACCCGCCAGTACGGCGTCGAACTCCCAGACCCGCCAGCTCGAACCCGGCGCCTACTTGGCGCGGGTGACCTGGCCCGACGGCCTGATTTTGCGCGATCGCCCCAGCTACGATGCCAACTCGATCGGCGGGATCGAGTTCAACCGCACGATTGTCGTGGTCGAATCCACCGACGATAAAGAATGGGAAAAAATTCGCGTCGAAGGGGGCAATCAAGTCGGCTGGGTCAAAGGCGGCAATACGGAACCGATGAACTAATTCACGGGCGCCCGACTTCCCGGCGCACCCCCTTGGCCTTGGCCGTTTCCGATCGAGCGCTTGCCAAGGGGTTGTTTAATGCCGTTCGCGCCGGGGCAATGTTAAGAAAATTAGCAAAACTTGAATATAAATTTCAAAATGAGCCGTCCCTATTTTGTAAGCGGAAAGGAGGTGCTAGGGTAACTCCATTCCCAAACAACCATCGGCTTTTTCAATTTTGAATATGTACGACAAAAACTCGAATAAAGATTGGGCGACAGCCGCCGTTACCGCCGCATTAGGAGCGGGGGTCGTCACTTCTTTTGCGGTCGGCCAAGGGCAAGATCCCCTCGTGGCCTTGGGGATTACCGGATTTGCCGTCGTGGCTGCGTTGATCTGCGATGCACTGCTCTAATCCTTTCGAGTCCGCGATCGCCCCGTAATCGACATCTAAACATTCGGCTCGCTAAACTCGAAACCGTGGACGTCGGCATAGCGATGGAAGAAGCGCATCACCCGTTCCCAAGCTTCCGAATGCACGTCAAACGAGCATTCAGCTTGCGATAAGGTATCGTCATCGACAAAGGTAAACTTGATCCCGTTGGGACTGACTTGGATTTCTCCTTCTTCGTCGCGCAAAAATAACTTATCCACTTGATTGACGAAACTGCGTCCTTTTTCGATCGCCGCTACCCGCTCGAAAAATAAGACCACCATCTTCGTCCCCGTGTCGCGACG from Oxynema aestuarii AP17 harbors:
- a CDS encoding YceD family protein; this translates as MEPIYIPLLTKAPDRTEVIPFEQFILDLQTLLPVRGRVRVQHRGNYLDVSGQAEAIVTLTCHRCLQQYNHRLKVECSEIIWLDEGGDRGANGALERETDLEDLVETLSSEGYFDPQEWIYEQLCLEIPLRQLCDEGCQGIAVNSESEPIPSPPTDRRWAALEELKKQLPS
- a CDS encoding AAA family ATPase, whose translation is MSFAEEFELLLRARYPAIYIATREEERLENAIAQCARRQGNRAVYIWDFVEGYQGNPNDTGFGRRNPLQALEFVEKLPASAPAIFILRDFHRFLDDIAISRKLRNLAKLLKSQPKNLVLVSSQLAVPEDLSEVLTVLDFPLPVASEIREEVERLLSATGSAPESKFLDEVVRCCQGLSTERIRRVLAKAIATHGQLEPDDLELILEEKRTIIRQTQILEFYPATERISDIGGLDNLKDWLLRRGGAFSDRARQYGLPHPRGLLLVGIQGTGKSLTAKAIAHHWHLPLLRLDVGRLFGGLVGESESRTRQMIQVAEALAPCVLWIDEIDKAFSGFDSKGDGGTTSRVFGTFITWLAEKTSPVFVVATANNIGSLPPEMLRKGRFDEIFFVGLPDQEERQAIFEVHLSRLRPHNPNNYDIERLAYETPDFSGAEIEQSLIEAMHIGFSQNRDFTTDDILEAASQIVPLARTAQEQIQFLKDWAAAGKARLASRSTPLRSRMQRQLHKPESDL
- a CDS encoding SH3 domain-containing protein, with product MSLSGVLKFILGFFLAIVILAGGSVAAALYFVTKLTALPERPTFANDTPAVETTEGAGSGGSQQSQPASTASNSQTRQLEPGAYLARVTWPDGLILRDRPSYDANSIGGIEFNRTIVVVESTDDKEWEKIRVEGGNQVGWVKGGNTEPMN
- the psb28 gene encoding photosystem II reaction center protein Psb28, which produces MSVSVQFIQGLDEEISGISLRKRRDTGTKMVVLFFERVAAIEKGRSFVNQVDKLFLRDEEGEIQVSPNGIKFTFVDDDTLSQAECSFDVHSEAWERVMRFFHRYADVHGFEFSEPNV